A genome region from Alkalimarinus coralli includes the following:
- a CDS encoding CZB domain-containing protein encodes MSGQNIDSLFKDDQISVITFSTREATFAIPLEQVKYIEKDVKRNIKVGKLDRFNHEVITYQNNAVPLFDFSILTGSRSQFEENQELIAMLNEREKEHKDWMDALENAIKNDASFNKAIDHNECAFGVWYNQFTTNDSDLKEVLDKFYEPHKRIHKLAESLLTSAKEDKTHALGRLEKERHTTLAELLRLFETARERIRNSDRPIIVFVEQNNSAIGALRLDNIQDIESFSLKDFSRDTSTEGIMKRNETDFVIEGFLRRGDSAPCMLINCQPA; translated from the coding sequence ATGAGCGGACAGAACATCGACTCACTATTCAAAGATGACCAAATTTCCGTTATCACTTTCTCTACACGAGAGGCTACCTTTGCTATCCCCCTCGAGCAGGTAAAGTACATAGAAAAAGACGTTAAGCGTAATATAAAGGTTGGCAAACTCGACCGCTTCAATCATGAAGTAATCACTTATCAAAACAATGCAGTGCCATTGTTTGATTTCAGCATACTAACTGGAAGCCGCTCTCAGTTTGAAGAAAATCAAGAACTAATCGCCATGCTTAACGAACGAGAGAAAGAGCATAAAGACTGGATGGATGCTTTGGAAAACGCCATCAAAAACGACGCCTCATTTAACAAAGCAATTGATCATAACGAGTGTGCATTTGGTGTTTGGTACAATCAATTCACCACCAATGATAGCGATTTGAAAGAAGTATTAGATAAATTTTATGAACCGCACAAGCGCATTCATAAGCTTGCGGAATCACTGCTAACGTCAGCCAAAGAAGATAAAACACATGCGCTGGGCAGGCTGGAGAAAGAGCGACACACAACCTTAGCTGAACTACTTAGGTTATTCGAAACCGCTCGAGAGCGAATACGAAACAGCGACCGCCCCATTATTGTTTTTGTAGAACAAAACAATAGCGCGATAGGTGCCCTAAGGTTAGATAATATTCAGGACATCGAATCTTTTTCGCTCAAAGACTTTTCCAGAGATACGTCTACAGAAGGCATTATGAAGAGAAATGAAACAGACTTTGTCATTGAAGGGTTTCTTAGACGTGGCGATTCAGCCCCGTGTATGCTGATCAACTGTCAGCCTGCCTAA
- the hisB gene encoding imidazoleglycerol-phosphate dehydratase HisB gives MAERKARVERNTLETQITVEVNLDGTGQVSMDTGLPFLEHMLDQIARHGLIDMDLKATGDLEIDDHHTAEDLGITLGQAVNKAIGDKKGIRRYGHAYVPLDEALSRVVLDFSGRPGLEMNVPYTRASVGGFDVDLFQEFFQGFVNHAQVTLHIDNLRGKNTHHQIETVFKAFGRALRMAIELDERMTGIMPSTKGCL, from the coding sequence ATGGCTGAGCGTAAGGCCCGAGTAGAACGAAATACGCTGGAAACCCAGATTACCGTTGAAGTAAATTTAGATGGCACCGGACAGGTCAGTATGGATACCGGTTTACCATTTCTTGAGCATATGCTTGACCAGATCGCCCGCCACGGTCTGATAGATATGGATCTTAAAGCGACTGGCGATCTTGAGATTGATGATCACCATACAGCAGAAGACTTAGGCATTACGCTAGGACAGGCTGTAAACAAAGCAATAGGTGATAAAAAGGGAATCCGCCGCTATGGCCACGCTTATGTTCCACTGGATGAAGCGCTTTCACGTGTTGTGCTGGACTTCTCTGGACGACCAGGTCTGGAAATGAATGTTCCTTACACTCGGGCATCTGTGGGCGGCTTCGACGTTGATCTTTTCCAGGAGTTTTTTCAAGGCTTTGTGAATCATGCGCAAGTGACTTTACATATTGACAACTTACGAGGAAAAAATACGCATCACCAGATTGAAACAGTGTTCAAAGCATTTGGACGCGCGCTTCGTATGGCTATTGAGCTTGATGAACGTATGACAGGAATAATGCCCTCAACCAAAGGCTGTCTTTAA
- a CDS encoding SRPBCC family protein encodes MAINITIEINRDFVVPASFDKVFDLLSDVPASGSHFPKVDQLVDLGNNTYRWEMEKIGVDKHALQSVYACHYESDKETGSIVWKPVKGEGNGLVSGNWKIVPVEEGTHLTFTTEAKMTLPLPSLLKLAISPVVKHEFNSLIDTYTNNLKAEFSS; translated from the coding sequence GTGGCGATCAACATTACTATAGAAATAAATCGTGATTTCGTCGTACCAGCAAGTTTTGATAAAGTTTTTGACTTGTTATCAGACGTTCCTGCGTCAGGTAGCCACTTCCCAAAAGTTGACCAGCTGGTCGATTTGGGTAACAACACCTATCGCTGGGAGATGGAAAAGATCGGAGTTGATAAGCATGCCCTGCAATCAGTTTATGCGTGTCATTATGAAAGCGATAAAGAGACTGGAAGCATTGTCTGGAAGCCGGTCAAAGGAGAAGGGAATGGCTTGGTTTCAGGCAACTGGAAAATAGTGCCTGTAGAAGAGGGGACTCATCTAACCTTCACTACGGAGGCAAAAATGACGTTGCCATTGCCTAGCCTTTTGAAGTTGGCTATTAGCCCTGTTGTGAAGCATGAGTTTAACTCCCTTATCGATACCTATACTAACAACCTGAAAGCTGAGTTCTCCAGCTAA
- a CDS encoding AsmA family protein, translating into MRILKITLLALIGLITLLLLSIVAITATIDPNDYKADIESAVAQNTTLRLSINGDLGWSFIPLGVDVNSVKLEHSNGKPFTELNQLTAQVGLLSLLKFNPQVHKLILDGLTVTLEKNEKGEANWENITAKKEDTSNQKSTPDAIPSDNQKQATPTDVTDTSTKGQSLQLEIEEVAITNTTIHYIDKQTNQSASLEGFSLLANNIALGSEFPLNIEFNASNSAPELTLEASINAALTINSDLKHFAIKQLQSNYQIAGAPFNNKQVTASINGDNIIADMEKGTVELDKIALKLANLALNTHITMTNLNDQPQLNGNLEVPNFSLQELLSSIGQPAIETTDPEVLKHLGFSTKINGSLSDLKLEDMVIQLDGTRYTGLSNYRLDDQFVAANLRGSKLNIDRYLPPPADPVTQVAQVIDSTKTKQDAATPSATSSKTQSTEQESPLLPLDVVRALNLDISFVQEQLIVKNLKLNDLTLLLKAGDGIVTLTEASGKLYEGNFDVNAKIDATSDTPTWAISKKVNNIQIMPLLKDYQELEIISGGLNLNADVKTAGNTVSALRSAAKGNANFNFDKGAFHGFNLTKITCEGIALINKDKVTKSDWADKSEFQAMKGALTINGNQFTNNNLTAAMSGLAVIGKGVIDTETTNINYGVDIKAIGELGDNACRVNDKVKGLAIPVICKGSLSDDPAKLCQLDGSRMQELVVAAGKKELKRKADKEINKQLDKHLGDDSETKKSVKKLIEGLF; encoded by the coding sequence GTGCGTATACTGAAAATAACTCTTCTCGCCCTTATTGGGCTTATTACACTACTCCTATTATCCATCGTCGCAATTACTGCGACTATTGATCCAAATGACTATAAAGCGGATATAGAGTCGGCTGTCGCCCAAAACACAACATTAAGACTATCAATTAACGGTGATTTAGGGTGGTCTTTTATCCCTCTCGGCGTAGACGTCAATAGCGTCAAGCTTGAACATTCGAACGGGAAACCCTTTACGGAACTTAATCAACTTACAGCACAGGTCGGGCTACTGTCACTGCTAAAGTTTAACCCTCAGGTTCATAAACTCATTCTTGATGGTTTAACCGTCACACTCGAAAAGAATGAAAAAGGTGAAGCAAATTGGGAAAACATCACGGCCAAGAAAGAAGACACTTCAAACCAAAAGAGCACGCCTGACGCGATTCCATCAGATAACCAAAAACAGGCCACCCCAACGGATGTAACGGATACATCCACAAAGGGTCAGTCATTGCAGCTTGAAATAGAGGAAGTTGCGATAACTAATACGACCATCCATTATATTGATAAACAAACCAATCAATCTGCCTCGCTTGAGGGCTTTAGCTTATTGGCCAACAACATCGCGCTTGGTAGTGAGTTCCCTCTAAATATTGAATTCAATGCATCAAATAGCGCTCCTGAACTCACACTTGAAGCAAGCATAAACGCCGCCCTAACAATTAATAGCGACCTGAAACACTTTGCTATAAAACAGCTTCAAAGTAACTATCAAATTGCAGGTGCACCGTTCAACAATAAACAAGTTACAGCGTCTATTAACGGCGATAACATTATTGCAGATATGGAAAAGGGCACTGTCGAGTTAGATAAAATTGCACTGAAATTAGCAAATTTAGCACTTAACACCCACATCACAATGACCAATCTCAATGATCAGCCTCAGCTGAACGGCAACCTTGAAGTTCCAAACTTCTCCCTCCAAGAGCTATTATCATCAATAGGGCAACCAGCCATTGAAACCACCGACCCTGAGGTTTTAAAACACTTAGGTTTTAGCACTAAAATCAACGGAAGCCTAAGTGATCTCAAATTGGAAGACATGGTTATTCAATTAGATGGCACTCGTTACACTGGCTTATCAAACTACCGGCTGGATGATCAATTTGTCGCAGCTAACTTAAGGGGCAGCAAGTTAAATATTGACCGATACCTTCCCCCGCCAGCCGATCCGGTAACGCAGGTAGCACAGGTAATTGACAGCACAAAAACCAAACAAGATGCAGCAACCCCTTCGGCTACCAGCTCGAAGACCCAATCGACTGAGCAGGAGTCTCCGTTATTACCCTTGGACGTAGTTAGAGCGTTAAATCTCGATATATCCTTTGTACAAGAACAACTAATTGTCAAAAACCTAAAGCTCAATGATCTAACGCTTTTACTAAAGGCTGGAGACGGCATTGTGACGCTTACGGAGGCCAGCGGAAAACTATACGAAGGCAACTTTGATGTTAACGCAAAAATCGATGCCACATCAGACACGCCTACCTGGGCGATAAGTAAGAAGGTTAACAACATCCAAATTATGCCTCTATTAAAAGACTACCAAGAGCTGGAAATCATCTCCGGTGGACTAAACCTAAACGCAGACGTCAAAACTGCCGGCAACACAGTCTCAGCACTTAGAAGTGCAGCAAAAGGCAATGCCAATTTCAACTTTGATAAGGGTGCATTCCACGGGTTTAACTTAACCAAGATTACCTGCGAAGGCATTGCATTGATCAATAAGGATAAAGTCACTAAATCAGACTGGGCAGACAAATCTGAATTCCAAGCAATGAAAGGTGCCCTTACAATCAACGGCAACCAATTCACAAATAACAATCTAACGGCTGCAATGAGCGGCCTCGCTGTCATAGGTAAAGGTGTCATCGACACTGAAACCACCAACATCAATTATGGAGTTGATATAAAAGCGATAGGTGAACTTGGTGATAATGCTTGCCGGGTCAATGACAAAGTTAAAGGCCTCGCGATACCGGTTATTTGCAAAGGCTCATTAAGTGACGACCCGGCAAAACTTTGCCAGCTAGACGGCTCTCGCATGCAGGAACTTGTAGTGGCAGCAGGCAAAAAAGAACTTAAACGAAAAGCCGACAAAGAGATCAACAAGCAGTTAGACAAACATCTAGGTGATGATTCTGAAACCAAGAAGAGCGTTAAAAAATTGATTGAAGGCCTATTTTAA
- the hisH gene encoding imidazole glycerol phosphate synthase subunit HisH produces MNTVAVIDYGMGNLHSVSKAIEHVAPNAKVLVTSDASLIREADRVVLPGVGAIRDCMAEIQRLGVDTLVREVSRDRPFLGICVGMQALMQHSEENAGVDCIGLLPGKVKFFGDPLTENGLKFKVPHMGWNRVSQTQIHPLWQGIDDGERFYFVHSFYVEMEETGYVMGRSHYGKSIDAAVGHENVFAVQFHPEKSQHSGLALLKNFVQWNGQV; encoded by the coding sequence ATGAATACGGTTGCAGTAATCGATTATGGTATGGGGAACCTTCACTCTGTATCAAAAGCAATAGAGCATGTAGCCCCCAATGCCAAAGTGCTTGTTACCTCTGATGCGTCTCTGATTCGTGAGGCAGACCGAGTGGTTCTTCCTGGAGTAGGGGCCATACGAGATTGCATGGCCGAAATTCAGCGCTTAGGTGTAGACACTCTGGTACGTGAAGTATCCCGGGATCGTCCTTTTCTTGGCATATGCGTAGGTATGCAAGCGTTAATGCAGCATAGTGAAGAAAATGCAGGTGTTGACTGTATTGGGCTTTTACCAGGCAAGGTTAAGTTTTTTGGTGATCCGCTGACAGAAAACGGACTTAAGTTTAAAGTTCCGCATATGGGGTGGAACAGGGTTAGTCAGACTCAAATTCATCCGCTTTGGCAGGGTATTGATGATGGAGAACGGTTCTACTTTGTACACAGTTTTTATGTGGAGATGGAAGAAACTGGCTATGTCATGGGGCGCTCTCATTATGGTAAATCAATTGATGCGGCAGTAGGGCATGAAAATGTTTTTGCTGTTCAATTTCATCCGGAAAAGAGTCAGCATTCAGGCTTGGCTTTATTGAAAAACTTTGTTCAGTGGAATGGTCAGGTTTAG
- the hisF gene encoding imidazole glycerol phosphate synthase subunit HisF, translating to MGLAKRIIPCLDVDNGRVVKGVQFVDIRDAGDPVEVARKYDEQGADEITFLDITASSDDRETMVHTVEKMASEVFIPLTVGGGIRTVDDIRKMLNAGADKVSINTAAVFNPEFVKEASERFGSQCIVVAIDAKKVSGPDEECRWEIFTHGGRKPTGLDAVEWAKKMAAYGAGEILLTSMDQDGMKKGFDLGVTRAISDAVSIPVIASGGVGNLQHLVDGVIEGGADAVLAASIFHFGQHTIPEAKEFMADQGIEVRN from the coding sequence ATGGGTCTTGCGAAACGAATTATTCCTTGTCTTGATGTTGATAATGGACGAGTAGTAAAAGGCGTTCAATTTGTTGATATCCGGGATGCAGGTGACCCTGTAGAGGTAGCGCGAAAGTATGACGAGCAGGGCGCGGATGAGATAACGTTTTTAGATATAACCGCCAGTTCTGATGATCGAGAAACGATGGTTCATACTGTCGAGAAAATGGCCAGTGAAGTATTTATTCCTTTAACTGTTGGCGGGGGAATACGTACGGTTGACGACATCCGAAAAATGCTCAATGCCGGGGCTGATAAAGTGAGTATAAATACCGCTGCTGTTTTTAACCCCGAGTTTGTTAAAGAAGCGTCAGAGCGTTTTGGTAGCCAATGTATTGTCGTAGCGATTGATGCCAAGAAGGTAAGCGGGCCAGATGAGGAATGCCGTTGGGAGATCTTTACTCATGGCGGCCGAAAACCCACAGGGCTTGATGCTGTTGAGTGGGCCAAGAAAATGGCTGCTTATGGGGCCGGTGAAATATTGTTGACGAGCATGGATCAGGACGGCATGAAAAAAGGTTTTGATCTAGGTGTTACTCGTGCCATTAGTGATGCGGTTTCTATCCCTGTGATCGCATCCGGTGGTGTCGGTAATCTTCAGCATCTTGTCGATGGTGTAATAGAGGGAGGGGCCGATGCGGTTTTGGCCGCCAGCATATTCCACTTTGGACAACATACTATTCCTGAAGCTAAAGAGTTTATGGCGGATCAAGGAATAGAAGTCCGAAACTAA
- a CDS encoding divergent polysaccharide deacetylase family protein, giving the protein MSDKTISTQKAFNNLKALLLSLLFVTASASAESVNQPTIAIIIDDMGNHLKTGRQLINLPYPLTLAFLPHRKHTSDLAQSAHSHNKEIMLHMPMANTSGLELGAGGLTVDMTKPNLTKTLRQAIRSIPYIQGINNHMGSALTQRREEMRWVMEELYNYPLYFVDSRTIAASVAANTAQQYQIPSLSRDVFLDHWQTRKSVHMQFSKLIKVAKEKGTAIAIGHPHQVTADYLTWALPRLDQQGIRIATVSGLWTIRNNGNQMFSQRKQALPNTVAATNKTTNKKLKTAHKL; this is encoded by the coding sequence TTGTCTGATAAAACAATCAGCACACAAAAGGCTTTCAACAACCTGAAAGCCTTGTTGCTCTCATTATTATTTGTAACGGCAAGCGCATCAGCTGAGTCAGTCAATCAGCCCACAATTGCCATTATTATTGATGACATGGGTAACCACCTCAAAACGGGCCGGCAACTGATCAACCTTCCCTACCCGCTTACACTGGCATTTCTGCCACACAGAAAGCACACATCGGACTTAGCCCAAAGCGCGCATAGCCATAACAAAGAGATTATGCTGCACATGCCCATGGCAAACACCTCCGGCCTGGAGTTGGGGGCGGGAGGCCTGACGGTTGATATGACAAAGCCGAACCTAACCAAAACCCTGCGACAAGCTATTCGATCGATACCTTACATTCAGGGTATAAATAACCATATGGGAAGTGCACTCACGCAACGAAGAGAAGAGATGCGGTGGGTTATGGAAGAACTCTACAACTACCCTCTTTACTTTGTAGATAGCAGGACCATTGCGGCATCAGTTGCTGCCAATACCGCTCAACAGTACCAAATTCCGAGCTTAAGCAGAGATGTTTTTTTGGATCATTGGCAAACTCGCAAGTCTGTCCACATGCAGTTTAGCAAACTGATCAAAGTAGCCAAAGAAAAGGGAACCGCTATCGCAATCGGCCACCCTCACCAAGTCACGGCTGACTACCTCACCTGGGCTCTTCCCAGGCTCGATCAACAAGGAATAAGAATCGCAACCGTTAGTGGCCTCTGGACAATCAGAAATAACGGAAACCAAATGTTCAGCCAGCGAAAACAGGCCTTACCGAATACCGTGGCTGCAACGAATAAAACAACCAATAAAAAACTAAAAACAGCTCATAAGTTATAG
- a CDS encoding murein hydrolase activator EnvC family protein, translating to MRRRVGTLSSKPNNLNRTVGKCIISSALSLLLLILLSPAQLMAAPDEPDVSPKQLKELKKNINSLNAWLNKAQGKKSELQKALQKSEQEISRIGKDIHKIQQQLNQAQASLKKLQKKKKKLELQLKNQQSYLKKQIVTAYSLGRQPAVKVLLNLEDPQKIDRTLAYYDYFNKARAKEIESYRTTIDELSATRLAIDHQNETLINARSKLVTSKAELNESQRSRKRTLAKLNSSIKGKSLELEKLTNDQKRLEELLKKVEKAIANLKLPEDSRPFSQLRSKLPWPTRGKVTKYYRSRLAGGKLRQNGVIIETNPAEQVSAVHYGRVVFSDWIRGFGLMTIIDHGGGYMSLYGHNKSLLKDIGDWVHTGEAIAYAGNSGGQQETGLYFEIRKNGRPQNPLKWLKRK from the coding sequence ATGAGAAGAAGGGTCGGCACTCTGAGTTCAAAACCTAACAACCTAAACAGAACCGTTGGGAAGTGCATAATTTCTTCCGCTCTCTCACTATTACTGCTGATACTGCTATCCCCTGCCCAACTTATGGCGGCTCCAGACGAGCCTGACGTATCCCCTAAACAGCTGAAAGAACTTAAGAAAAATATTAACAGTCTCAATGCCTGGTTGAATAAGGCGCAAGGGAAAAAAAGTGAGCTGCAAAAAGCACTGCAGAAAAGCGAGCAAGAAATCAGCCGTATCGGCAAAGACATTCATAAAATTCAGCAACAACTTAATCAGGCACAGGCAAGCCTGAAAAAGCTTCAGAAGAAAAAGAAAAAGCTCGAACTTCAACTAAAAAACCAACAATCTTACCTAAAGAAGCAAATCGTTACCGCATACTCTCTAGGAAGGCAGCCGGCCGTTAAGGTACTACTAAACCTGGAAGACCCTCAAAAAATTGACCGCACACTTGCCTATTACGACTATTTCAATAAAGCCCGTGCGAAAGAGATAGAATCTTATCGCACGACTATTGATGAGCTTAGTGCAACCCGACTAGCAATAGATCACCAGAATGAAACATTAATTAATGCCCGTAGTAAACTGGTTACCAGCAAAGCAGAACTTAATGAGAGTCAACGCTCCAGAAAAAGGACACTAGCAAAGCTGAACAGCTCAATTAAAGGAAAAAGCCTTGAGCTTGAAAAACTGACAAATGATCAAAAGCGCCTGGAAGAGTTACTCAAGAAGGTTGAGAAAGCAATCGCTAACCTGAAGTTGCCCGAAGACTCTAGACCATTTTCACAACTGAGGTCTAAACTTCCCTGGCCAACTCGTGGTAAAGTGACTAAATATTACAGGTCTCGTCTGGCAGGTGGAAAGTTACGCCAAAATGGCGTCATAATAGAGACCAATCCAGCAGAACAAGTCAGCGCCGTTCATTATGGGAGAGTTGTCTTTTCCGACTGGATACGAGGCTTTGGCCTAATGACGATTATCGATCATGGCGGTGGCTATATGAGCCTGTATGGCCACAACAAAAGCCTGTTAAAAGACATTGGCGACTGGGTTCATACCGGAGAGGCGATAGCTTACGCTGGCAATAGCGGAGGCCAGCAAGAAACAGGGCTGTACTTTGAAATCAGGAAAAATGGCAGGCCGCAAAACCCTTTGAAATGGTTAAAACGCAAATAA
- a CDS encoding S41 family peptidase, whose protein sequence is MTDIQKHLRQLKSTSAALISLPLLCLLALQPSLALSEEATSNTLSSEQHSANDVPLQTDKAEENPQRTVITLPDPAKQLPLDDLRKFTEVFDRIKKTYVEEVDDTTLLNNAIKGMLSGLDPHSAYLEPSAFEDLQESTSGQFGGLGIEVGQENGFVKVIAPIDDTPAQKAGVEAGDLIIKLDDTPVKGMSLDEAVKLMRGEPGSPIVLTIARESESGPIEITIIRDVIKVTSVKTRLLEPGYGYLRITQFQAQTGEDFSKGLEKLKAENKGELNGLILDLRNNPGGVLQAAVAVSDSLLEEGLIVYTEGRIKSSQLRFSATPGDELNGKPVIVLINGGSASASEIVSGALQDQGRAIIMGTESFGKGSVQTVMQLNEENGLKLTTARYYTPNGRSIQALGIVPDIEVKRAKLTELQSQEFFKEADLAGHLSNGKTEKSDSDKAVEGGESSDGDDSSSNDPSTILERDFQLREAINLLKGLTILSKRADEN, encoded by the coding sequence ATGACAGATATTCAGAAACACCTACGTCAGTTGAAGTCAACCAGCGCCGCTCTAATCAGTCTACCGCTATTATGTTTACTGGCACTCCAACCGAGCTTGGCTCTGTCAGAAGAAGCAACCAGCAACACCTTGTCGAGCGAACAACATTCAGCGAATGATGTTCCTTTGCAGACAGACAAGGCGGAGGAAAATCCGCAGCGCACCGTCATAACACTGCCGGACCCGGCTAAACAATTACCCCTTGATGACCTAAGGAAGTTTACCGAAGTTTTTGATCGCATAAAGAAAACCTATGTCGAAGAAGTAGACGACACCACCCTGCTAAACAATGCGATTAAAGGAATGCTATCTGGCCTGGATCCCCATTCAGCCTATCTTGAACCCTCTGCATTTGAAGACCTCCAAGAAAGCACTTCCGGGCAATTTGGAGGGCTCGGGATTGAAGTGGGGCAAGAGAACGGTTTTGTTAAGGTGATCGCGCCTATAGATGATACTCCGGCACAAAAAGCAGGTGTTGAAGCAGGTGATTTGATCATCAAGCTGGACGACACGCCTGTAAAGGGCATGTCTCTGGATGAGGCCGTAAAGCTTATGCGTGGCGAACCGGGCTCCCCCATTGTTCTAACAATTGCCAGGGAAAGCGAAAGTGGCCCTATTGAAATAACCATTATCCGAGACGTTATCAAAGTCACCAGTGTAAAAACACGTTTGCTTGAACCAGGGTATGGCTACCTGAGAATCACACAGTTTCAGGCACAAACGGGTGAGGATTTCAGCAAAGGTTTAGAAAAGTTAAAAGCCGAAAATAAAGGCGAACTTAACGGGCTAATACTCGACCTGAGAAACAACCCTGGTGGTGTTTTACAGGCGGCCGTTGCCGTATCAGACAGCCTTCTTGAAGAAGGGTTAATTGTATATACCGAAGGACGCATCAAAAGTTCTCAATTACGGTTTAGTGCAACACCGGGTGACGAGCTTAACGGAAAGCCTGTAATCGTGCTCATTAATGGCGGTTCAGCGTCAGCTTCAGAGATTGTTTCCGGCGCTCTTCAAGATCAGGGCCGTGCAATCATAATGGGGACAGAGAGTTTTGGTAAAGGCTCTGTTCAAACCGTTATGCAGCTTAATGAAGAAAATGGCTTGAAGCTCACTACCGCTCGTTACTACACGCCTAACGGCCGCTCAATTCAAGCATTAGGTATTGTGCCAGATATCGAAGTTAAACGAGCCAAACTCACTGAACTTCAATCGCAAGAGTTCTTTAAAGAAGCTGATTTGGCAGGCCACTTAAGCAATGGCAAGACAGAAAAAAGTGATAGCGACAAAGCCGTTGAAGGCGGCGAAAGCAGTGACGGAGATGATTCCTCTTCAAACGACCCTTCAACGATTCTTGAACGAGACTTCCAGCTTCGAGAGGCCATCAATTTACTTAAAGGTCTTACCATCCTGAGTAAGCGTGCTGACGAGAACTAA